CGCAGTGCTCCCATCAGGGCAATGCTCACAGCAAAGCGCTCGCTTCAGGTCATCGGCAGCCACACGCTTGCCCAGTCCCTCAAGGCGCCTTCGCCATTCCTTCCAATGCTGTGGTGATGGTGCCCACCAACTCGTCGTCCAGTTCGGTGGCCGTGAGTTCATCGGCCACCAGATCCTGGATCAGGGGGTAGAAGCGCACATCAAACCACTTGCGGAACACCGGGTAGGTGCGCTCAGCCGGCCAGGCCCCGATGTCGCGGTGCCAGTAATCCAGCTCCGCTTCAAAGATCGCCTCGTACACCTCCGCGAGGATTTCCTCAGCCTCCTCCTGTGTGTCGTAATCGGGGATCAGGTACAAGCAGGGCTCCCGGGCTCCCGCCGCATCCACCTCCAGCTCCAGCCTCCGGGCCCAATCCAGCAATTGCTCACTGGGGTAGACCCCCACCGCGCAGCGGTTCACCACAGCCATGGCCACCTGGCGGAATTGCCTCAGGCTAGGCACAGCGCGCTAGGCGGGCACGGTCACGGGTGTGCTGCAGCCAACCTGTGGCTCATGCCACGGGTGTCGTGGGGGCTGAGCTCAGCGCACCATCCGGTCCACAGGTGACTGGCAGATGGCCGGTCTTCACCCAGATCGTGCAGCCAGTCTCACTCCAGGGCCTGTGCACACTGCCTGGGGGGTGGCGTAACCAGCTACCAGCCGGGTATGTGCCGTGCTCGTCCTGGAACACCCCCTCCAGCACGAAGATCTCCTCGCCGCCGCCATGGCGATGGGGGGAAAGTGGCTGCCTGGTGCATAACGCACCAAGGAGGTGGCCCGCGCCACTTCCTCACCCTGCCGGTCGAGCAGGCGCCGCTCCACCCCCGGCATCGGCGAGGGAATCCAGGGGAGGGCGTGGGTGTCGAGCACCACGGGCCGGCTCAGATCAGCATGGAGATCCATAGCCTGATTCTGCTGGATCCCGGCAGACGCCTGGCTGCCAACCCCCTCTCCGCAACCCCCGTGCGCCACCAAGCCCACCCCGGCCAGCGCCTAACTCCCCACGCGGATGCCGCGCAGGTTGTCCGTCAGGCCCAGCAGATTGAGCAGCCAGATGACGACAGCAATGACAACAACAATGTTGAGAATGTTCTTGATCTTGCTATCCATCGGAATGTAGTTGTTAACCAGCCACAACAACACCCCCACAACGATGAGTGTAACGAGAAGCGAAATCAGCGTCATTGGATAGCTTTCCAGAGTACGAGCGTCATGAACAGAGCCGATAGGGAGCTTGCATTGCAAGAACCGGAGGCGGCTCTCCTGGCAGCTCCATCACCATGCCCAGTCCATCTCTAGCCATACCTTTGCCCGTTCAGGCAACGAAGCCGGTGAAGAAGCGAGAAGCCAGGAGATCAACTCCAAGAGGATGCTGCAGATAGGAGGCAAACAGGAGGCAGATGTGCAGCAGGCCACAATCAGGCGAGCAAGCCACGCTTGCAAAGATGAAAGCAAGGCACAGCACCATTCCTTGATTCATGAACAGAAGCCAGGACTCATCAGAGTGACCCGAGGCTGCATGCTCCACCCACGGGCTTCACACTCCCCATCCCTCACAAGGGACAGAAAAATCCGATCACACCATGAATCCAGTTCGCCGCACGGATCTGAACACAGCATCAGTCTCACAACAGCAGCAGTCTGATAACGGCAGAGGCTGATCAACCTAGTGGATGCATTCGCAGCGGGTTCCAAGAACAACACAGAAGCACTGATGGCATGGCCGCCGATCACTCACTGTTCAGAACCTGCCTCAGCCGGGGTCTGTCATCGCTGCCCACCTCTACCCCCGATCATGCTGACGTGACGGCTCCTTGTCGCCTGCAGCGCTCGCTGCAGCTTGAAGTGTCTGCCAGATCGTCGGGGCCTGCGAAGCCTCCCGCAGCACCTCACGGCACCACAGAAAGCGCCCCTCAGCGCCAGTACACCCCAGCGGCCGGCGCCCCGAACCCAACGCTGAGGTGACCCCCGGCACCGGAAGCAGGCCCACCCAGCCCACCTCAGAGTGGCGCTGGTGTAAGCGATCATCTCCAGTCTCACCATCAGTGGCAGTTTCTGGCCTCTGGCCTTGAGTTCAAGCTCCAGCACGCTGGTGGCGAGCCTCCCCCATTCCTCCTGATCGAAGGTCACGACCCACACGGTTCGCCGGGGCGGCGCAGCGGCCCAGTGCATGGCCAGCTCGATCAGGGCCGCCAGCCCAGAGGCGGTCACGTCGACGCCGATCGAGTGCAGGGGCCCGTCGTAGTGGGACGCCACCAGCAGCGGGTCGAGCTGCGGGCGCTGGCCGGGGAGAATAGCAACCGTGAGCGTCTCGCCAACGTCAGTTTCGACGACGAGGTGACAGTGGTGGCTGATCAGTGCTGAGGTGGTGGATCTGCTCAACGACCTCAAAACCAACGGTGCCGGTAATCACCAACTCCCCAACCTGCGCGCCGGGGAGGAGCTCAACGTGGGCCTGCAGCTCAATCTGCCCGGCTGGTTCCCAACCAGGAGATCCTCAGCATGCGGCTGGCCTGGGAGGCGCCCGGCAGCGGCGAGCGCCAGAGCCTGGTCGAGCACCTGCACCTGCCGTGAGTGGGAAGCGAGGAACTCGATCGAGGCGATCACGGCACCGCAACCCTCAGTCTGAGTAATCTGCGCGCAAGCCAGGTGAAGATGCCCGCCTCATACGAAATCAACAACGAACTGGAGATGGTTCACGAAGAGCTGTCACTGATGTTGAACGATCCCAAGCTCAGCCGCAAGCGCCTAAGCCGAGAGTGGCTGTGCTCCAGCACCAACGTCGATGGGGAGGACGATGACCAATCCTGATGTGGTGGCGATCGGAGATGTGCATGGCTGCGCCTCCCTGCTCGAGCAGGAACTCACCCCACACCTGGACTCCGGCGTGGAGCTGATCTTCCTGGGGGATCTGATCGATCGAGCGCCTGAACCGGACGGCGATCGCAAGGTGCTGGAGCGGGTCTGGCAGCTGCAGGACAACCCGGCGGCCTACGGCCTGGCGGGTGTGACCGTGCTGCGGGGCAACCATGAGCAGATGCTGCTCGAGTCATTAGCGGAATCGAAAGCAGGGCCGGCTTACGATCGATGGCGTTACAACGGCGGCGAACCCGCGCTCCTGCCACTGGCGAGCGAACACCGGGAGTGGTTCGAACAGTTGCCGGTCACGGCGATTCGCGGCGGCTATCTGTTTGTGCATGCCGGCGTGCGGCCAGGGGTGCCGCTGGAGCGCCAGGCCTTCGAAGATCTGATCTGGATCCGCAAGCCCTTTCTCTCCAAGCCCCATGGGCTTCCATACACCGTGGTGCACGGCCACACATTCCGCAACGATTTCCAGATCACCCACCTGCCGCACCGCATCGGGATTGATACGGGGGCCTATCTGAGTGGCAGATTGACGGCGCTAAGGATTGAGCCCGCCACTAAGCTGGGCAGCCCCATGGATCAACCCGGGCGAAGGGGGAGCAGGCATCAATAAAGACGTGGATCAGATCTGCACTGAAACCACTGATCTCACACCAGAGAGAGGGCGCCAAACAGCTGCCGCCAAGTCAACAACGCGTCCAACAGCCAACAGCTGATCGGTAAGGAAAGCCGGCCGCAGTTCAGTTCTCGTTGCCGCCGCCTACTTCGGCGTTGCCCTGCTCGGAGGAGCTGTTGTCAGGCTGGGGTGTGGGCTCCATCTTCACCCCAAGGTCACGGCAGGTTTGCAGGGGATCAACGCCGGGTGCCAACCCGAGTGCCTTGCGCAGCGCGTCGAGTTGTCCGACGGATTGCAGGTCGATTGAGCTGGCGACCTGCTCGCAGGCCAGCTTCTGGAGAGCCTGACCATCTGGACGACCGCAGCCTGCAAGCAAGGTGAAAGTCACACAGAGACTGACGGGGAGAAGCCTGGTCATAGACAGCTGTGGGGCGTTGCAAAGGTAGTACCACCAGGGGCCTGATGGCGGGATGGAAGCCTGACATCAGCCAACGACATCCTCCCGGACTGGAGTGGGTGCCTTCGAGTGGTCAGTGCCGGCCCCTCATATCGTTAACCCCGGACAGGAGGAAGTGGGGTCGTCGATTCCCAATCGCAGGAATCACGTCAACAGACTTGCAGCGTCGGCTGCCATAAACGGACAGACGGACAAGGCTCTGGTCATCCAGCAAGCACAGAAGATTCAACAGTCGGCCAGCCAGGCTCTGGCCGCAGTGAAAAGCAATCTCTCAGACGTGCTGCGGGAGATTGGAACACAGCAGCATTCGTGCCTTGATCTGTCCTCTGACCTTGGGCGCTCTCGACAGCGCGAAAGGTGGCGCTGCAGCCATAGTCAAACCGGTTGCATTGCTCTCCTCTGGGATTGAAGTGCCAACCATCAAGGCTCAGCCGCCTGTAGACCAGACAGCGGATCCAGAGCAGATGGCGCCAGGGGAGCAGCGGCTCACGGATCAGCGCCTGAAAATCTGCTGCTCGAAGGCTGCCAGCGGGACAGGGTGCCACTGGGTTGTGCGGCCATGGGATGCGAACAGACAGACGCGACGTAGAAAGACGCTTGATCAATGTCAGGGGTTAGCGTCGCGGCCTGGCGTCGGATGGTCCGCCGGGCCTCCCTTGCTGCCGGCAGAGCCTTGCCTCTGAAGAAAACCAAGTGAGCTCATCGATCAGGCAAAAACTGTTGGCAGGAACTGCACATAGCGCAAGTGAAAGCCCTGCGGGGTAGGACAAATTGGGATTCGATTCAGCCAACCTGAACAGTCCGTCTCCCTCCTGAGCTCGTGGTCTGGTAGGTGTAGCCGTGTGAACTCAGCGAGCTCTTCGCTGATACGCAAAACGTGGTGTTTCAAGCCCAGGTGGCCGCAAGCGATGCGGCCCTGCCGTATCCGGCGGTGCAGGCTGCTGGGGTGAGGCCAAGGAGTTGAGCAGTGGGGTTGCTGGAAAGGAATCCACAGGTGGAGGCAGAAATCCACGGACTTTGGTATCAACTGTGCGCTGAACCTGGCGAACGGTTCTGGTGGGTTTCGTCATCGATGGACTGTCTGGTAGCTTTGGCTACACGCGTTGAGTCCGGATATCAAGATAGAGGGAAGCACGCACCAAGCCAATACCCTAATGGCCTGTGTACTGTTGTCTAGATGTACAAAGGAAAAGCAAAAGGTGAGATCACAGAAGATGCTTAGAGGTAGTCGCTAAGTCTAAGCACTGCCGGTTAGTCATAAGCCAAAAGAAACAGTGCTCCCTGGCCGACTCACAACTGGGGAGATGCAGTAAACAAACAAAGCCTCGCAAACCCGCAAGCGAGCCTAGTGGATACACTCATCGATGGGATCAAACAAAAGGCTGAGCAACCGCCTGATGTCAGTAGAAGCGACAGTGACTTGGAAAACGATGATGACAAGAATAACAATAGAAAAGAATCGGAAGTTGTTCCATAAGGCCAGCCTGGCTTAGGGAACCAAAGAATCGACACTGACCAAACACGACAAGAGATGATCAGAGGTCAATGGAGACAGACTCACGGCTCAAGAACAGTGCGTCAATAAGAGATTGACTGCTGACACATAGATCATAGTCGACTGAAGAAAAAGCAGTCAGAAAGAACAGAGGTGATGCGAAGCTATAGAAACAAAAAGGCTTCTTAGGTGGTTGGGTACGGAAAGAAGGGACACAAAGACTTGGGTTACGACTCGGAAAATCAAAAGACTACAGGGAAAGCAACATTCGAAGTTCAATGCGAAAGGTGCTGAAGACTGAAGACTACGACAAAGAAGATAGAACCGCTATTCAGGTAGCCTATGAGCCTGAGGATAAAGACAAAAGGAGAGTCGCCACAATAGAGCGAAAGGAAGGGGAGGGGGGGTAGACAGAAAGCCTAATCAATCATGCTTGGAGAATGGGTCATTTCTGCATAGGAAAGGCAAAGAAGAGGAGTACCATCCTCCGAAGTAATAAGTCCTTCATAATAGGCTTTGCTAGTAACAGCGTTGACCTCCACAATGCGTCCGGTAGCTAAATACTGCTTGCCGTGGACTGGAGCAGCATAAACATCGACAACTAGGCGATTAGGCAGAGCACTAGTTTGGTAGAGATCACGGAGGATGATGAGACCCATCTGAAGAAGTCCATCAAGCAGAGATGGATCAAGAAAACCTTCGGCAGCGGAATCTACGCCTAGTAGCCCACAGGTACCATGAGACTGCAAAGTGGAGACAATCACCTCAGTATCTTGGAAGATCAAGGAGGTACCACTAATGACAGTCATCACACCATCATGGAACAGATACCTATCATAGGCATCACTCTGACTGACACTGAGAGGAGGTTGGCCATCATTGCTGGACCTGGATAGAGAGGATAAAAGCTTGCTACTAATGTCTGGATGAGGTACTTGTTCTACTTGAGTTCGGTAAGAATAGCGCTTTGAACGATGATCCCTTAAGCTGCAGGTGAAAGGTTGATTATCTGCGACATTGGCTTCAAAGAGAAGCTGGCGAGGAGTAAAGTCACTGAAGACGATTCCTGAGAGAACGTCAGTGGTGACACGCAAGGCAGAACGACCTAAAGAGAGAGCACTCGACCCAAGGTGGCGCTGATAAGCTTCAAGGGCAAATGTACAGGAAGACGCAGCTGGCAGAACAGGTTGCCCGAACTTTCGATGGGAGGAAATATAAGGAAGACTGTGAGGATCAAGATAGAACTTATAAGTCTCCTTGAGCTGTCCATGCTCTGTAGATGACGTGGTCGAAACAGAATGCTGTCCCAAGAATGGGTAAGACTCAGAAAGACGCTGTATGTCAAAGTTGGATTGGGTAAACCTAGTAGAGTCATACAGGCCTGATGTAACCTCAAGGGGAAGCTCAGATTGATTGGTTAAGATTGATACAACACTTTGTGCGCCAACGTCAAGAGGAATGGGAATGATGCCGCGTTCGGCAAAAGCATCATTAACTTCTTGAGTCGCCATGCCCGATGAAGCCCATGGTCCCCAATTGAATGAAGTAACCTTGAGCCCAGGGCGAAGGAGAGCAGAGAGCCAGCTACCTGCGTTTAGAAGTTCATTGGCAGCAGAATAGTCAGCTTGACCATAGTTGCCAGTCTTGCCAGCAATCGATGCATAGTTCACTACGTTAGCGACTGGATGCTCTTCTAACACTTGAAAGACAAGCTTCAGCGAATTCATCTTTGTTGACAGGACACGGTTAAAACTATCAAGCTTCTTCTTGCTAACCAATGAGTCTTCAATAATACCGGCTACATTAATGATAGTATCGACTCGTAAGCGCTTGGTGTTAAGTTCAGAAATAACCGACGCATGAGAATTGGGGTCAAGCAGGTCTACTTTGAAATAGATAACTGATGCATAGAGATTGGACAGTCTGTCAAGGTTTGCAATAGCTTCAACAGAAGAAGAAATCCTCCTCACTTCCTTTTCAATGGAGGCTGGAGTAAAGGTCTCACCTGAGTCTCTATGCATCTTGATCAGTTCAGACCTGATCTGAGGCACGGTACTACCGGGAGAATACCATTGGGGAAGATTTATATCAGATCTGCCAGTTACTACAAGGGATGCATTCCTTGATCCAAGCTGCTCTAAGACAGGAACTGCGATACCACGAGCACCTCCAATCGCCAAGATGCAAGAAGGATAAGATACGGGGAGTAAAGCACCTTCCGAAGTGGCGCTGGAAGGTTGGCAAGGAATCATCGTATGAACATGCAGCCCTTCTTCGTTGATTGAGTACTCCTTCTCAGGTTCATCAAGTGACAGGATGAAGTCGAGATAGGATTGGGTGCTATCAGAGGGGAGGACTGAATCGGAGATATCGACTACGGTTGTTTTGACGGATGGAAATTCGGACGTAATTGACTTAAGCATTCCGGACAGAGCCGAAACATAGGTCAGGAAGAAAGTTGGGAAGCCAGATGGAGCGTTGCTCGCAGATCGCCTGCCAAAGTCACCTTGGCCATGATGGAGCAATACCAGGCGATAATCATTGCCAGGAATTAGGAAGGAAGAGAGAAGATTCCGGATATTGTCAAATGCTGTCCACAAAGAAGACACAGCATTGGATGGCTCAAAGTCAACAAGACTGGTCAGCCTCTGTCCAAAGTCATCAAGGTGCAATATGATAGTAAAGTCAGTAGAAGAGTCCACATTCGTGGCACTTTCGGGAATCTTCTGATCGCCTCCGATGGAAACAGGAAGAGTCTGATCTGGAGATGTAACTGAATAATTGAATGCTGAAACGTGTCTTGAGTTGGCGAATAGATTTGAATAGAAGTCACGCTTTGAGTCAGGAACTAAGACAATGAACTGTCGGTCAGCCCTCTCAAGACAGTGTCCAGACCTAGAGCAAGCTAGTCGGAAGGAAGTGCTTTCAAAATGGGAAAGACGAAGCTGTGAGGGTTCGTCCTTCCCGCCAACTACTTTCCCGGCTGGGTAGCCTCTGCTTCGGCAACAGTGTTAATGCTTCCGTCCAGGATTTCTGCAATGTGGCCAGCCACCTCACGGAGTGTTCTCAGATCTCTGGTCCCGGTTTGAATGCTCTGAAGAGCCTCAGGAGATACGTTTGGCAAGGTAGCCAACAGACCTCCCATCACCTCAATTCTCTTGATGGAGTCGATGCCAAGATCAGACTCTAGATCCTGATCAGGATCAAGCAACTCAACTGGGTAGCCGCTCTTCTCTGATAGCAGGGAGGTTAGTTGAAGCAAAATGGAGGATGCATCAGTGGCGCCTGGTACCTGCTTGGGCTCAGTGGTGGTCGCTCCATGGCCATTCGAAGGCGGTACCGGTGGGGTATCGACCTGCAAACCATTGAGTGGGGCTTGTACAGCTTTGGTGGGGGTAGCTGCATGAGCGTGGCCAATATCTCCGTTGCCAATAAGAGGTGAAACGGTGGCAAGCGCCTGAACTGGCTGCTGAAGAATCGTGGAAGAAGAGGGTTGAGAGATGCTTTGAACAGGGGGTGCAAATGCTGATGTGATGGTTTCGGGAGGAGCTGCCAATCCAACCACTTGCTGCTGTGTATAAATCGTCTCTGTACTATCCAACGAAGCTACACCGTGGGAAGAATTAGCAAGGAATGCAGAAAAGACTTGGGTCTGGGAATTGATCATCATACGCAGAGTTTCGTGATAAGTCCGAAACGCTTCTAAGCGAAGATTGCTGATCTGGCTCGACTGGTTGGGTTGGGTCATTGGGGTTAACTGCGGTTGAGAAGGAGACGGTTGGATAGATGTTAGCAGGACTGGCTCTGCTAAATCTGCATGCAATATGGCTTCATCGCTGCGACTGATGTTCCCTGACAGAGCTTGATGAACCTTGTGCTGGATATTCTGTTGTATCTTATGCTGGGATTTCCAAGCATGGGCACCATTAATAAAATAGCTAAATCCTGGCTTCGTGGCAGCATTTCCAGAAGCTTGGCTTGTCGGTGGTACAGCAGGAACCTGTAGCATTTCGCTTAGTTTGAACCAATTAAGGGTGACCCCGTGGCTTGCTATCCGCATAATGGAGGCCAGAAAGTCCTCCGTTCCACGAGGTCCATCAAGGGAGACGGCGATAGAATCTGAAGAGCCGAGTGATGATCGTACAAGCTTCGATAGGACTTTCTTAGGCCCAACTTCAATGAAGAAGGTTGATCCAAGGGCTTCAGCCTGCCTAACAGACTGTACGAAGTCGACTCCTGAAACCATATGGGAGGCGAGCAAGTGGCTGATAGTCTGCTCAGAAACAGTACCAGATTGTGGTGACGTGCTCAGAATTGAATGATTAGAACTTGAGTTCCCTGCAGAAAAGTTGAATGAGTTGAGAGCTGTCTTAAAGGATTCATTGCAATCCTGCATAAACATTGAATGGAACGGATACAATGTCTGCATTCTCTGTGTAGATATGCCTTCCTGTAGGCACGCCTGTTCGATGATGTCCAAATCAGCCAACTGACCTGACAAAACAACTTGTGTTGGTGAATTGATATTTGCCAGTGTCAATGATGCCTTGGCTGCCTTAAGAAGTAAATCGTTAGCCTGTTGAGGAGAGCAGAAGAGTATCAACATGCCATATCCGGAATCAACAAATCCGTTGATGGCCTTCCCACGACTTTGCAGAAGGGTTACTAAGTCGCTCGCACTTAGCCAGCCTGTCGCGTACAGACTGACAAAGTCACCAAGGCTATGGCCAAGGCCAAGGGACCAAGGTACCTCGAGGAATGAAAGAATCTCTAGATAAGCAACCTCGGTGATCGCAAGCAGGGACTGCTTGATATCAGCAGTAAGACCCGTGCCGGGCTCAGAGTTGCCGAAAAGGTACTTCGCAAGAACGTCGTGTCTTGAACGGGGTTCTGGAAATAGGGTCAGCAGTAGCTCGTGGGTTTGGAGAGACGATGCAGACAGGCATGTTGCCCCCATTCCGGGGTAATCAGATCCTTGCCCAGGGAAAAGTAGCGCAGTCTGCTCAGCAGTTTTATAGTCAATCTGCAACCCTGCTGATGAAGATTGAAGTACAAGCCAGTCGCGCATCGTGCTGGTGTAGTCAAGCCGTCCTTCAAGGACGGATAGAGCATCTTCAAGCTTGTCACCAATATCAGCACGAGACTGATCAACAAGAAGAATAAGGAAGTCACCAGTAGCATCACGTGGGTGAGCAGATACATCCTGGCTTTTAATTGTGTCAGCCACCAGATGATTGACTGATGTGGTGTAGCCATTAAGAGCGCATTCGTGTTCAATCAGACGTGCGTGCTTCAAAGCCGTTCGGATACATTCCGAAAGGGTTCCACGCTCAGGAGTGAAGTACAGCAGTCTAAAACTGGTCGCGAGTCTGGGTGTTAGGTCCGTGCAAGGTCTGTCCGCCAAACGCTTGGGA
The sequence above is drawn from the Synechococcus sp. MW101C3 genome and encodes:
- a CDS encoding metallophosphoesterase family protein, coding for MTNPDVVAIGDVHGCASLLEQELTPHLDSGVELIFLGDLIDRAPEPDGDRKVLERVWQLQDNPAAYGLAGVTVLRGNHEQMLLESLAESKAGPAYDRWRYNGGEPALLPLASEHREWFEQLPVTAIRGGYLFVHAGVRPGVPLERQAFEDLIWIRKPFLSKPHGLPYTVVHGHTFRNDFQITHLPHRIGIDTGAYLSGRLTALRIEPATKLGSPMDQPGRRGSRHQ
- a CDS encoding SDR family NAD(P)-dependent oxidoreductase, whose translation is MDSSTDFTIILHLDDFGQRLTSLVDFEPSNAVSSLWTAFDNIRNLLSSFLIPGNDYRLVLLHHGQGDFGRRSASNAPSGFPTFFLTYVSALSGMLKSITSEFPSVKTTVVDISDSVLPSDSTQSYLDFILSLDEPEKEYSINEEGLHVHTMIPCQPSSATSEGALLPVSYPSCILAIGGARGIAVPVLEQLGSRNASLVVTGRSDINLPQWYSPGSTVPQIRSELIKMHRDSGETFTPASIEKEVRRISSSVEAIANLDRLSNLYASVIYFKVDLLDPNSHASVISELNTKRLRVDTIINVAGIIEDSLVSKKKLDSFNRVLSTKMNSLKLVFQVLEEHPVANVVNYASIAGKTGNYGQADYSAANELLNAGSWLSALLRPGLKVTSFNWGPWASSGMATQEVNDAFAERGIIPIPLDVGAQSVVSILTNQSELPLEVTSGLYDSTRFTQSNFDIQRLSESYPFLGQHSVSTTSSTEHGQLKETYKFYLDPHSLPYISSHRKFGQPVLPAASSCTFALEAYQRHLGSSALSLGRSALRVTTDVLSGIVFSDFTPRQLLFEANVADNQPFTCSLRDHRSKRYSYRTQVEQVPHPDISSKLLSSLSRSSNDGQPPLSVSQSDAYDRYLFHDGVMTVISGTSLIFQDTEVIVSTLQSHGTCGLLGVDSAAEGFLDPSLLDGLLQMGLIILRDLYQTSALPNRLVVDVYAAPVHGKQYLATGRIVEVNAVTSKAYYEGLITSEDGTPLLCLSYAEMTHSPSMID
- a CDS encoding Thivi_2564 family membrane protein, whose product is MTLISLLVTLIVVGVLLWLVNNYIPMDSKIKNILNIVVVIAVVIWLLNLLGLTDNLRGIRVGS
- a CDS encoding M28 family peptidase, with protein sequence MSRSTTSALISHHCHLVVETDVGETLTVAILPGQRPQLDPLLVASHYDGPLHSIGVDVTASGLAALIELAMHWAAAPPRRTVWVVTFDQEEWGRLATSVLELELKARGQKLPLMVRLEMIAYTSATLRWAGWACFRCRGSPQRWVRGAGRWGVLALRGAFCGAVRCCGRLRRPRRSGRHFKLQRALQATRSRHVSMIGGRGGQR